CGATCTGCCCTAAAGTGCCTATTTGTGTCGATAAACCGGCATAAACCGGCAGGAGGCATCATGGCGCGGGAAGCGGTGGAGGGCGAGGATCTGCGGATCGGCGTCGCGGGGTTCGGCCTGCGCGGGCCGGTGGCCGTCGAGGCGCACCGGCCCGGACGCGGCAGCCGGGTCGTGGCCGTCTGCGACACCGGCGAGGCCGGCCGGGAGGCCGCGCGGCGCGCGCTCGGCCCGGTGCGCCTCACCGGCGACTTCGCCGACCTGCTGGAACCCGGCATCGACGCCGTCATGATCCTGACCCCCGACCACACGCACGCCGGGCTCGCCGTGCGGGCGCTGGAGGCGGGCAAGGCGACCTTCGTCGAGAAGCCGCTCGCCGTCACCCTGGAGGACTGCGACCGGGTGCTGCGCACCGCCTACGAGCGGCGGGCCCGGCTGTACGTGGGCCACAACATGCGGCACATGCCGGTGGTGCGCGTGATGCGGCGGCTCGTCGCCGAGGGCGCGATCGGCGAGGTGAAGGCCGTCTGGTGCCGCCACTTCGTCGGGGACGGCGGCGACTACTACTTCAAGGACTGGCACGCCGACCGGCGCAACACCGGGGGCCTGCTGCTGCAGAAGGGCGCCCACGACATCGACGTGATCCACTGGCTGGCCGGGTCCCGCACGGCGCGGGTGACCGGCATGGGCGGCCTCACCGTCTACGGCGAGATCACCGACCGCGCCCCCGGCCTGCCGCAGGACTGGTACGACCCGGCGCGCAACTGGCCCCCGCTGGCGCAGAAGGGCCTGAACCCGGTGGTGGACGTCGAGGACCTATCGATGATGCACATGCTCCTGGAGAACGGCGTCTACGCCAGTTACCAGCAGTGCCACTACACCCCCGACTACTGGCGCAACTACACCGTCATCGGCACCGAGGGCAGGCTGGAGAACTTCGGCGACCTCGGGGCGGGCGCGGTCGTGCGCGTGTGGAACGCGGGCCGCCGCGCCTACGATCCCGAGGGCGACCTGACCGTGCCGGTCGTCGCGGGGGAGGGCGGGCACGGCGGGGCGGACGAGGAACTGGTCGATGAGTTCGTCCGGTTCGCGCGCGCGGGCGGCGCGACGGACACCTCGCCGGTGGCGGCCAGGGACAGCGTCGCCGCCGCGCTGGGCGCGACCGAGTCGCTGCGTGGCGGTTCGGTGCCGCTGGACGTGCCGCCTCTGGCCGGCGATCTGGCGGAGTATTTCGCGAACGGCCAGTTCTAGGGGAATTCGGTTAGGGTCGAACGCATGCGACTCCTCCCCCTGGCCGCGGCCGCGGCCGTCGGATTCACCGTGCTGACGACGGGGTGCAGCACCGTCGACAAGGCCCAGGCCTGCATCGAGGCCAACCGGGTGCTCGCGGACACCGCCGCCAAGATCAGCGGTCTGGTGGACGACCCCAAGGCGATGGAGCAGGCCCTGCGGGACGGCGCCGTCAAGCTGGAGGGCGTGGCGGACAAGGCGGGCAACACCACGCTCAACGAGGCCCTCCAGGACCTGGCGGACACCTTCAAGAAGCTGAACATCGACGACGCCAACGCGGCCGTGGACGCGGCCCAGAAGGTGGCGACCGACACCGCGCGGACGGTGAACACGATCGCCCAGGAATGCACGTGATATTGGCTAAAACCCAACTACTCTAGGGGAAAAGGGCATAAACTACCCTTTTTTCTATGGACGTGGAAGGAAAGGAGCCGGACCCGAGGTTCACGCTCGCCAACGAGCGTACGTTCCTGACCTGGCTCAGCACCTCGCTCGCGCTCAGCGCCGGCGGCCTGGCCATGGCGGTCGTGCCGAAGGGCGTCTTCGTGCCCTGGGTGCGGGTCGGGCTCGCGGTCGTGCTCGTGATGCTGGCGGCGCTGGCGGCGGCCCTGGCCTATCCCCGTTGGCGGGGCGTGCAGCGCGCCCTGCGGCGCGAGGCGCCGCTGCCCAGCCTCACGTTGGCCCCCGTGTTCGGGTACGGGGTCGCGGCGGTGGCCGTGCTGGCGCTCGTCCTCATCCTCGTGGCCGGGTGAGCGCGGTGCCCGGTGAGGACGGCGGGGGGGAGCGTCCCGGCCTGTACGTCGAGCGCACGCTGCTGGCATGGATGCGCACGGCCCTGGCACTGGCGGCGGGCGGGCTCGGCGCGGCGGGCGCCGCGGCGCGGCAGTCCGGCGACGGCATCGGGGCGCTCCCGTTCGTGCTCGTCGCGCTGTGCGGGGCGGTCCTCCTCGCGCGTACCAGCGTGCGCTACTGGCGCGCCGAGCGGGCGGTCCGGGAGGGCGGCCCGCAGGACGTCCATGTGGACGTGATCATCGCCTGGCTGGGCACGCTCGCCGTGGCCGTGGGGACGGCCGTCTTCGTGGTCATCACGGCCTGAGCCCACGGCGGACGGGCGCGATGGGCGGCGATCAGCCGGAGGCGCCGAGCTCGACCGTGGCGGCGACCTCGGCGGCCCGCTCGGCCTCCTCGGCGGCGAACCGCTCGGTGTCGAGGCGGTCGGCGATCTCCTCGTCCTGCCGCATCAGCGCGTCCAGGTTCTGACCCGCCATGTCCAGCACGCCCATGTCGGCGTACGCCTTCTGCAGCCGCTCGCTCCACAGGCCGATGTCCTTGACGCAGGGCACGATGCGGCTGAACAACAGGGAACGGAAGAGCCGGAGGTACTGCGACTCGTCCACGGCCTTCATCGCGTCCTTGACCTCCTGCGGCGACAGGCCGAGGTTCTCCCACTGCTCGACGCCGCGCAGCCGGTCGCGCATCAGGTAGCAGCCCTCGATGACGAAGTCCTCGCGCTCGCGCAGCTCGGCGTCGGAGAGCTGCTTGTAGTAGTCGCGCAGGGCCATGCGGCCGAAGGCGACGTGCCGGGCCTCGTCCTGCATGACGTAGGCGAGGATCTGCTTGGGCAGCGGCTTGGTGGTGATGTCGCGCATCACGCCGAACGCGGCCAGGGCCAGGCCCTCGATCAGCACCTGCATGCCGAGGTAGGGCATGTCCCAGCGCGCGTCGCTCAGCGTGTCGTCCAGCAGCGCCTTGAGGTGCTTGTTGATCGGGTAGGCGATGCCGACCTTCTCCTGCAGGAAGCGGGCGTAGGTCTCGGCGTGCCGGGCCTCGTCCATGGTCTGGGTGGCGGCGTAGAACTTGGAGTCCAGGTCGGGCACCGACTCCACGATGCGGGCCGAGCAGATCATCGCGCCCTGCTCGCCGTGCAGGAACTGCGAGAACTGCCACGACGCGCCGTGCCGCCTGACCTCCCTGCGGTTGTTCTCGTCCATCTTGTGCCACAACGGGGTGTCATAGATGGCGATCGACGTGTCGGGGAGGCCCAGCACGTCGTAGGGGTCGACCTCCAGGCCCCAGTCGATGCGCTTGACCGAGTCCCACTGCTTGTCCTTGCCCTTCTGGTACAGGGCCAGCATCCGATCGCGGCCTTCATCGTATTCCCAGGTGAAACGGGAAGAACCGGCCATCGTCACATCCCAGGTCGAAAGCTCCGCGGGGATGGTGTAGATCTCGTGCGTCGACACAGGACCTCCAGAGGGGGACGTACACCGTACGTGCTCTTGGGAGAGTGACACGTACGCTGTACGTACGTCAATGCGCGAGGAGACGACGCACTCATGCCCGAACCCCTCACCCGAGCCCGCATCGTCGCCGCGGCCATCGACCTCATCGAGCGGGAGGGCGCCGACGCGATCTCGATGCGGCGCATCGCGGCCGATCTCGGGGCGGGGGTCATGTCGCTCTACAACCACGTGCCCAACAAGGCCGCGCTGCTCGACGCCGTGGCCGAGAGCGTGTACTCGCGGATCGAGTTCACCGACGACCCCACGGCCGAGTGGACCGAGCGCGTCCGTGCCCAGGCCAGGGCCTTCCGGCAGATCGCGCACCACTACCCGCGCTCCACCATGGTCGTCATCAGCCGCCAGCTCAGGTCGCCCGCGGGCATCCTGCCGGTGGAGCACGCCCTGGTCACGCTGCGCGAGGCGGGCTTCGGCGGCGAGGACGCCGTGCGGCTGCTGCGCACGTTCATCGCCTACATCATCGGCTCGCTGCTGCGCGAGGTCGGCGTCACGCCCACCTTCGCGCCCGCGCAGGGCCAGGACAAGACCCCTGTGGCCGACCCCGCGCTGTTCCCCGAGGTCGGCAGGCTGGCGCCGCTGCTCGGCTCCTGCGACCACGAGGACTCGTTCGAGTTCGGGCTCGACATGCTCATCCGGGCCGCCGCCGACCGCCTGCAAGAGGTGAGGGCGGCCGCCCGGGACGCGGAGGCGGAGGAGCGCTCCGCGGAGGAAGAGGCGCGGAGCGGCGGGGAGGCCGCCGGGGCCGCGCGCAAGGGAAGCGCCCGGGGGTGATCCCCCGGGCGCCGGAGTGCTCCCTTCCCCTGGGCACTCGCGCGCGGCGCTGTCAGTACCAGTTGTGCGACCGGAAGTGGCCCCACGCGCCGCAGGGGGAGCCGTAGCGCCCCCGGATGTACTTCAGACCCCACCGGATCTGGGTCGCCGGGTTGACACGCCAGTCGTGCCCGACGCCGACCATCTTGTTCCCCGGCAGCGCCTGCGGGATCCCGTAGGCGCCGGACGAGGGGTTCTGCGCCCGGTGGTTCCAGTTGCTCTCCCGGGTCCACAGGCTGTCCAGGCAGTGGAACTGCGTCACCGGCCAGGCGCGCCGGGTGACCATGCGGTAGGCGATCGCCTTGTTCCTGCCCTTGGGCGTCTGTGGCGCCCACACCTTCACGGCCGGGCGCGCGCTGGTCGTCCACACGCGGCGATGCACCCGGTAGGGCGCCTGCCACGCGGCCGTCGCCGGTGCCTTGGCCGTGGCCGGCGCCTGGACGGCGGCCTTGGTGGTGGCCGGGGCCGCGGGTGCCTTGGCGGCCTTGGTGGTGGCCTGGGCGGCGGGCGTCCTGGCGGTGGTCCTGGTCCCGACCTTCGCCGTGGCGGGCGCCTTCGCGGTGGTCCTGGTGGTGACCTTGGCCGCGGGCCGGAGCGCCTTGGCCGCTTTGGCGGCTCTGACGGCTCTGGTGGCCTTGCCCTTCGCCGCCGCTCTGCCCGCCGTGGTGGCCTTGGCCGCCGTGACGGTCTTCGCGGTGGCCTTCGCGCCCGGTACGGCGGCCTTTCCCGCCGCCTTCGCCGGGGTTGTCGCCGGCGTGGTCGCCGGCAGCCGCACCGCGCCCGCGCGGGTCCACACCGGGCGGGCCGGTGGTTCGGCGCCCGTGTGCGCCGCGCCCGTCGCCGGCCTCTCCGCCGGGACGGCCGCCGTCTCCCGCGCGGACTTGTCCATCTGCTCGACGTACGCCGCGTAGGCCTTCGCATAGGCGGCGTACGCGGTGTAGACCTGCTGGGCCGCCTCGTGTCGCGCACCCGGGGCCACCCCGCCCGCGTGGGCCGTGCCCACCGCCTGCGCCGTCTCCGCGGAGTGGGCGGCCTCGACGGGCTGAGTGGGCTGAGCGGCCTCGGCGGGCCCGGCGATCGAGGGCCCGGCTTCGACGGCGGGGGTCCCCTCGGGGACCAGGGCCGCCTGTGCCGTCTCCGTGACGGTGCCCGCCGGGCCGTCGACTCCGGCGGTGGCCTGGGCCGCGCCCGCCATCGCCGCGTTGACGGCGACCGTGGCGATGAGCGCGGCGACGGCGCCATGAATAGCGCGTTTACTGTCCAAATCTGTCCTATTCATCGGGTCGCGTGCGGAGGGGGCCGCCAGGGGCGGCCGCTCTCGTCGCGCGCCGGTGGCTCCAGGCGTGCGACGTCCGCGCGGCCGTTCCGGAGTCTGTTGAAGACAGGGCGAAGCTGTCTCCCGGAAGGCGCCGCGACGTGTTCTAGGGCGGTTTCTAATCGGTGCCCCGCGCGCCGCCGGTGTTCCGCGACACGCTCCGGGCGGATGTTTGCCATCGGGGCATGACATCTCTGCCGTCTCGCGGGGCCTGGTTGGCGCGCGCCGCGCGGGAGATGAGCCGGGCGTGGCCGGGAAATGCCGCCGCGTTGAGGTTTGGCGCGGGCCAGGCCCACGACACAGGCGGTGTGGTGAATTGGCTCACGGCGAGCCGCGCTCCGAACCGATGCCCCCTTAGGGTGGCTTCATGAGTCTTCGGGATATTCCGGTGCGCACGCTGGACGGCGCGCCGACGACGCTCGGCCGGCTGGCCGGCGACAAGGTCGTCCTGCTGGTCAACGTGGCGTCCAAGTGCGGTCTGACCCCTCAGTACACCGGGCTGGTCGAGCTCCAGGGACGCTACGGGCCGCGCGGGTTCACCGTCGTCGGCGTGCCGTGCAACCAGTTCGCGGGGCAGGAGCCCGGGACGGCCGAGGAGATCCAGGAGTTCTGCTCCGTCACCTACGGCGTGGACTTCCCCCTGCTGGAGAAGGCGGACGTCAACGGCGAGGACCGTCACCCGCTGTACGCCGCGCTGGTGGAGCTGCCCGACGCCGAGGGCGCCGCGGGCGACGTCCAGTGGAACTTCGAGAAGTTCCTGATCGGCAGGGACGGCGAGGCGGTCGCCCGCTTCCGCCCGCGCACCGAGCCCGGGGACGCGGCGGTGACCGGGGCGGTGGAGAAGGCGCTCGGCTAGCGCCGCGCCGCGCAGCTGCCCCTGACGATCAGCTCGGTGGGCAGCGTCACCCCCCGCGTGCGGCGGCCCTCGCGCAGC
The Sphaerisporangium krabiense genome window above contains:
- a CDS encoding Gfo/Idh/MocA family protein, with product MAREAVEGEDLRIGVAGFGLRGPVAVEAHRPGRGSRVVAVCDTGEAGREAARRALGPVRLTGDFADLLEPGIDAVMILTPDHTHAGLAVRALEAGKATFVEKPLAVTLEDCDRVLRTAYERRARLYVGHNMRHMPVVRVMRRLVAEGAIGEVKAVWCRHFVGDGGDYYFKDWHADRRNTGGLLLQKGAHDIDVIHWLAGSRTARVTGMGGLTVYGEITDRAPGLPQDWYDPARNWPPLAQKGLNPVVDVEDLSMMHMLLENGVYASYQQCHYTPDYWRNYTVIGTEGRLENFGDLGAGAVVRVWNAGRRAYDPEGDLTVPVVAGEGGHGGADEELVDEFVRFARAGGATDTSPVAARDSVAAALGATESLRGGSVPLDVPPLAGDLAEYFANGQF
- a CDS encoding YidH family protein; this encodes MDVEGKEPDPRFTLANERTFLTWLSTSLALSAGGLAMAVVPKGVFVPWVRVGLAVVLVMLAALAAALAYPRWRGVQRALRREAPLPSLTLAPVFGYGVAAVAVLALVLILVAG
- a CDS encoding DUF202 domain-containing protein, which translates into the protein MSAVPGEDGGGERPGLYVERTLLAWMRTALALAAGGLGAAGAAARQSGDGIGALPFVLVALCGAVLLARTSVRYWRAERAVREGGPQDVHVDVIIAWLGTLAVAVGTAVFVVITA
- a CDS encoding ferritin-like domain-containing protein — translated: MSTHEIYTIPAELSTWDVTMAGSSRFTWEYDEGRDRMLALYQKGKDKQWDSVKRIDWGLEVDPYDVLGLPDTSIAIYDTPLWHKMDENNRREVRRHGASWQFSQFLHGEQGAMICSARIVESVPDLDSKFYAATQTMDEARHAETYARFLQEKVGIAYPINKHLKALLDDTLSDARWDMPYLGMQVLIEGLALAAFGVMRDITTKPLPKQILAYVMQDEARHVAFGRMALRDYYKQLSDAELREREDFVIEGCYLMRDRLRGVEQWENLGLSPQEVKDAMKAVDESQYLRLFRSLLFSRIVPCVKDIGLWSERLQKAYADMGVLDMAGQNLDALMRQDEEIADRLDTERFAAEEAERAAEVAATVELGASG
- a CDS encoding TetR/AcrR family transcriptional regulator, which produces MPEPLTRARIVAAAIDLIEREGADAISMRRIAADLGAGVMSLYNHVPNKAALLDAVAESVYSRIEFTDDPTAEWTERVRAQARAFRQIAHHYPRSTMVVISRQLRSPAGILPVEHALVTLREAGFGGEDAVRLLRTFIAYIIGSLLREVGVTPTFAPAQGQDKTPVADPALFPEVGRLAPLLGSCDHEDSFEFGLDMLIRAAADRLQEVRAAARDAEAEERSAEEEARSGGEAAGAARKGSARG
- a CDS encoding aggregation-promoting factor C-terminal-like domain-containing protein gives rise to the protein MDSKRAIHGAVAALIATVAVNAAMAGAAQATAGVDGPAGTVTETAQAALVPEGTPAVEAGPSIAGPAEAAQPTQPVEAAHSAETAQAVGTAHAGGVAPGARHEAAQQVYTAYAAYAKAYAAYVEQMDKSARETAAVPAERPATGAAHTGAEPPARPVWTRAGAVRLPATTPATTPAKAAGKAAVPGAKATAKTVTAAKATTAGRAAAKGKATRAVRAAKAAKALRPAAKVTTRTTAKAPATAKVGTRTTARTPAAQATTKAAKAPAAPATTKAAVQAPATAKAPATAAWQAPYRVHRRVWTTSARPAVKVWAPQTPKGRNKAIAYRMVTRRAWPVTQFHCLDSLWTRESNWNHRAQNPSSGAYGIPQALPGNKMVGVGHDWRVNPATQIRWGLKYIRGRYGSPCGAWGHFRSHNWY
- a CDS encoding glutathione peroxidase, producing the protein MSLRDIPVRTLDGAPTTLGRLAGDKVVLLVNVASKCGLTPQYTGLVELQGRYGPRGFTVVGVPCNQFAGQEPGTAEEIQEFCSVTYGVDFPLLEKADVNGEDRHPLYAALVELPDAEGAAGDVQWNFEKFLIGRDGEAVARFRPRTEPGDAAVTGAVEKALG